In Argonema galeatum A003/A1, one DNA window encodes the following:
- a CDS encoding Uma2 family endonuclease encodes MVQFNQEIRLPTGAELPNSDDTPVDNENQNFIPNLLLFLLKFYWNQRNDWFFGIDMAVYHTTGVSHLVPVVPDGFLSLGVERFKGDTLRVSYVVWEENNIPPIFALEIVSQTYGGEYDKKLDIYAKLGVLYYVVYNPYYWRRDQHQPLEIYRLVNGEYEQQIGEPFWMPEIGLGIGRGRYSDGESQLEVLYWFDERGNRYLTAEERSRQAEELVARYRERFGELPE; translated from the coding sequence ATGGTACAGTTTAATCAAGAAATCCGCTTACCAACTGGTGCTGAACTCCCTAATTCTGACGATACTCCTGTGGATAACGAAAATCAAAACTTTATTCCCAATTTACTTTTATTCCTGCTCAAATTCTACTGGAACCAGCGCAATGATTGGTTCTTTGGCATAGATATGGCAGTATATCACACGACGGGAGTTAGTCATCTCGTACCCGTTGTTCCCGACGGTTTCTTGAGTTTAGGAGTGGAACGGTTTAAAGGCGATACTTTGCGCGTAAGTTATGTGGTTTGGGAAGAAAATAATATTCCCCCGATTTTCGCACTAGAGATAGTCTCTCAAACTTACGGCGGCGAATATGATAAAAAGCTGGATATTTATGCCAAATTAGGAGTATTGTATTATGTTGTTTATAACCCTTACTATTGGCGGCGCGACCAACATCAACCTTTGGAAATTTATCGCTTAGTTAATGGCGAGTACGAACAGCAAATTGGCGAGCCTTTTTGGATGCCGGAAATAGGTTTAGGGATTGGTAGAGGTCGATATTCTGACGGGGAATCGCAACTTGAGGTATTGTATTGGTTTGATGAGCGAGGTAATCGCTATCTGACAGCAGAAGAAAGGTCAAGGCAAGCTGAAGAATTAGTGGCTAGATATCGGGAAAGATTTGGCGAATTGCCGGAATAA